The following are from one region of the Candidatus Deferrimicrobium borealis genome:
- a CDS encoding branched-chain amino acid ABC transporter permease: protein MDANLVAAQLFSGLTSAMTLFLVASGLSLIFGVVNVFNFAHGSFYLLGAYFAYQVVSVTGLPFWPGVLLAAVGAGVAGVVMEYVFLRRIYGRGGEAGFQILLTYSFILIIDDVVKMIWGTDYKSIERPESLNAPFTLGEISVPRYDLVVILVGILVAAGMWWIIRKTRFGRNLRAISANRDMASCLGVNVPLTLSLVFGLATALGGLSGALSAPTRTVTPGAGIEVIIGSLIVVVIGGLGNFWGAFVGALIIGEVTAFGILFLPQWAILFSYAVMALVLVFRPEGLLARKGGA, encoded by the coding sequence TTGGACGCGAACCTCGTAGCGGCGCAGCTGTTCAGCGGGCTCACCTCCGCGATGACCCTCTTCCTCGTGGCGTCGGGGCTCTCCCTGATCTTCGGCGTCGTCAACGTCTTCAACTTCGCCCACGGCTCCTTCTACCTCCTCGGGGCGTACTTCGCCTACCAGGTGGTCTCGGTCACCGGCCTCCCGTTCTGGCCGGGAGTCCTCCTCGCGGCGGTGGGGGCCGGGGTGGCCGGCGTGGTCATGGAGTACGTGTTCCTTCGCCGGATCTACGGCCGGGGAGGGGAGGCGGGGTTCCAGATCCTGCTCACCTACAGCTTCATCCTGATCATCGACGACGTGGTGAAGATGATCTGGGGGACGGACTACAAATCGATCGAGCGCCCGGAATCCTTGAACGCCCCCTTCACTCTGGGGGAAATTTCCGTCCCGCGGTACGACCTCGTCGTGATCCTCGTGGGGATCCTGGTGGCCGCGGGGATGTGGTGGATCATCCGGAAGACGCGCTTCGGGCGGAACCTGCGGGCGATCTCGGCCAACCGCGATATGGCGTCGTGCCTCGGCGTGAACGTGCCGCTTACCTTGAGCCTGGTCTTCGGGCTGGCGACCGCGCTGGGGGGGCTCTCCGGGGCGCTTTCCGCGCCGACGCGGACGGTGACGCCGGGCGCGGGGATCGAGGTGATCATCGGTTCGCTCATCGTGGTGGTCATCGGGGGCCTGGGAAACTTCTGGGGGGCGTTCGTCGGGGCGCTGATCATCGGGGAGGTGACCGCCTTCGGCATCCTGTTCCTGCCGCAGTGGGCGATCCTCTTCAGCTACGCCGTCATGGCGCTGGTCCTCGTGTTCCGTCCCGAGGGGCTGCTGGCGAGAAAGGGGGGCGCGTGA
- a CDS encoding aldehyde dehydrogenase family protein, which yields MATVAKTYRLYIGGKWEGGKESMPVIDKYTGETFGLVPLADKAAVDRAIAAAHAAFPAWSRTPAHKRYQILSKAWKLLEERQEEIAAIICREAGKAWKYSVGEVSRSVETYRFSAEEAKRIHGETVPMDGSFAGEGRVGYWLRVPLGVVSAITPFNFPLNLVAHKVGPALAVGNTIVLKPASTTPLTAIMLAEILEAAGVPPGVFNVVVGSGGTVGEWLTVDPRIAKISFTGSPPVGEQIIRKAGLKKVTMELGNNSGTIIEPDADLSAAVPRCVMSAFANSGQVCISLQRLYVHKAIAKEFLKRFVEETKKLKVGNPLEKDCDVGPMIEEKEAIRAEAWVKEAVKEGAKVLIGGKREGRVMPPTVLVNVRTEMKVMCQEAFAPLVSIYEYDTFEDAVAMVEDSPYGLQAGVYTNDLKKAMYAVDRINVGGVMINDTSIFRVDHMPYGGNKLSGLGREGVRFACEEMTSIKMVMIKP from the coding sequence ATGGCTACCGTGGCGAAGACGTACCGGCTGTACATCGGCGGGAAGTGGGAAGGCGGCAAGGAGTCGATGCCGGTGATCGACAAGTACACCGGCGAGACGTTCGGCCTGGTCCCCCTCGCCGACAAGGCGGCGGTCGACCGCGCGATCGCGGCCGCCCACGCTGCGTTTCCCGCCTGGTCGAGAACGCCCGCCCACAAGCGGTACCAGATCCTGAGCAAGGCGTGGAAGCTCCTCGAGGAGCGCCAGGAGGAGATCGCCGCGATCATCTGCCGGGAGGCGGGGAAGGCGTGGAAGTACTCCGTGGGGGAAGTGTCCCGGTCGGTCGAGACGTACCGGTTCTCCGCGGAGGAGGCGAAGCGGATCCACGGGGAAACGGTGCCGATGGACGGCAGCTTCGCGGGAGAGGGGAGGGTCGGGTACTGGCTGCGCGTACCGCTGGGCGTGGTCTCCGCGATCACCCCCTTCAACTTCCCCCTGAACCTGGTGGCGCACAAGGTGGGTCCCGCGTTGGCGGTGGGGAACACGATCGTCCTGAAACCCGCATCCACCACGCCGCTGACCGCGATCATGCTCGCCGAGATCCTCGAGGCGGCGGGAGTGCCCCCCGGGGTCTTCAACGTCGTCGTCGGGTCGGGCGGAACGGTGGGGGAGTGGCTGACGGTGGATCCGCGGATCGCGAAGATCTCCTTCACCGGGTCGCCCCCCGTCGGGGAGCAGATCATCCGGAAAGCGGGCCTGAAAAAAGTGACGATGGAGCTGGGGAACAACTCCGGCACGATCATCGAGCCGGACGCCGACCTTTCGGCGGCGGTCCCCCGGTGCGTGATGAGCGCCTTCGCCAACTCCGGCCAGGTGTGCATCTCCCTGCAGCGGCTCTACGTCCACAAGGCGATCGCGAAGGAGTTCCTCAAGCGGTTCGTCGAGGAGACGAAGAAGCTGAAGGTGGGCAACCCGCTGGAGAAGGATTGCGACGTGGGCCCGATGATCGAGGAGAAGGAGGCGATCCGGGCGGAGGCGTGGGTGAAGGAGGCGGTCAAGGAGGGGGCGAAGGTTCTGATCGGCGGGAAGCGCGAGGGGCGGGTGATGCCGCCGACGGTCCTGGTCAACGTTCGCACGGAGATGAAGGTGATGTGCCAGGAGGCGTTCGCGCCGCTGGTCTCGATCTACGAGTACGACACGTTCGAGGACGCGGTGGCGATGGTCGAGGATTCCCCGTACGGGCTGCAGGCCGGGGTCTACACCAACGACCTGAAAAAGGCGATGTACGCCGTGGACCGGATCAACGTCGGCGGGGTGATGATCAACGACACCTCGATCTTCCGCGTGGACCACATGCCGTACGGCGGGAACAAGCTCTCCGGCCTGGGGCGCGAAGGCGTCCGCTTCGCCTGCGAGGAGATGACGAGCATCAAGATGGTGATGATCAAGCCGTAA
- a CDS encoding ABC transporter ATP-binding protein yields MILEVKDVHTYYGTSHVLFGVSLDVDRGEVVCLMGRNGAGKSTTFRTVMGLTPPRAGTVLFQGKDVTRLKVHTKARLGIGYVPEDRQIFPGLTVRENLDIGRSSGILRKDGWNIDRIYGLFPVLEKYDRKPGGQLSGGEQQMLTIARTLMGNPELVLLDEPTEGLAPVIVISLKEMILRLKEMGTTILLSEQNVKFAVKVSDRVFIIDNGAIRYSNDIKGFVEDERVQKRYLAV; encoded by the coding sequence ATGATCCTCGAGGTGAAGGACGTCCACACCTACTACGGGACGAGCCACGTCCTCTTCGGCGTTTCCCTGGACGTCGACCGGGGGGAGGTGGTCTGCCTCATGGGCAGGAACGGCGCGGGGAAGAGCACCACCTTCCGTACCGTGATGGGTCTTACCCCCCCGCGCGCGGGGACCGTCCTCTTCCAGGGGAAGGACGTCACCCGCCTGAAGGTTCACACCAAGGCGCGGCTGGGGATCGGCTACGTGCCGGAGGACCGCCAGATCTTCCCGGGGTTGACCGTCCGGGAGAACCTCGATATCGGCCGCTCCTCCGGCATCCTCCGGAAGGACGGGTGGAACATCGACAGGATCTACGGGCTTTTCCCCGTGCTGGAGAAGTACGACCGGAAGCCCGGGGGACAGCTCTCGGGGGGCGAGCAGCAGATGCTCACCATCGCCCGGACCCTGATGGGGAACCCGGAGCTGGTCCTCCTCGACGAGCCGACGGAAGGGCTTGCCCCGGTCATCGTCATCTCCCTCAAGGAGATGATCCTCCGCCTGAAGGAGATGGGGACCACCATCCTGCTCTCCGAGCAGAACGTGAAGTTCGCGGTCAAGGTGTCCGACCGCGTGTTCATCATCGACAACGGCGCCATCCGTTACAGCAACGACATCAAGGGATTCGTCGAGGACGAGCGGGTGCAGAAACGGTACCTTGCCGTCTGA
- a CDS encoding branched-chain amino acid ABC transporter permease — protein MKGPSAASKNVARGQLFQWIAVLLFFALVPLGRRSFFITMANEVLIMGLFAMAFNLLYGVTGMLSFGQAAYYGAGGYTVGLLLTKGVLPYSVALPLAPVVGAALALLLGPLCIRLSGVYFTMLTLAFAELVWGVVFKWYGFTGGDNGIQGIPVPEWFHHPLHYYYFTLAVVVASVAILRRIVESPFGAVLQSIRENPERTAFLGIRVRRYQLASMVISGAFSGLAGGLFAGFHRSIGPDMLHWTKSGEVILMSILGGVSSFFGPLVGAGVILFIEDMIGKYTEFWEIWIGGIMLAIVIFFPQGVIGTLYQWTHRKVSRERDGNATAHP, from the coding sequence GTGAAGGGTCCGTCCGCCGCGTCGAAAAACGTCGCCCGCGGCCAGCTCTTCCAGTGGATCGCGGTGCTGCTCTTCTTCGCCCTCGTGCCGCTGGGGCGCCGGTCGTTCTTCATCACCATGGCGAACGAGGTCCTGATCATGGGGCTGTTCGCGATGGCGTTCAACCTGCTGTACGGCGTCACCGGGATGCTCTCCTTCGGCCAGGCGGCGTACTACGGCGCGGGGGGGTACACGGTCGGCCTGCTCCTCACCAAGGGGGTCCTCCCGTACTCCGTCGCCCTTCCCCTGGCCCCGGTCGTCGGCGCCGCGCTGGCGCTGCTCCTTGGCCCCCTGTGCATCCGGCTCTCCGGCGTCTACTTCACGATGCTAACCCTTGCGTTCGCGGAGCTGGTCTGGGGCGTGGTCTTCAAGTGGTACGGCTTCACCGGGGGGGACAACGGGATCCAGGGGATCCCCGTTCCGGAGTGGTTCCACCACCCGCTGCACTACTACTACTTCACGCTGGCGGTCGTCGTCGCGTCCGTCGCGATCCTCCGGAGGATCGTGGAATCCCCGTTCGGCGCGGTCCTTCAGTCGATCCGGGAGAACCCCGAGCGGACCGCCTTCCTGGGAATCCGCGTCCGCCGGTACCAGCTCGCCTCCATGGTGATCTCCGGGGCGTTCTCGGGGCTGGCGGGTGGGCTGTTCGCGGGCTTCCACCGCTCCATCGGCCCGGACATGCTGCACTGGACCAAGTCGGGCGAGGTGATCCTGATGAGCATCCTCGGCGGGGTCTCCTCCTTCTTCGGCCCGCTGGTGGGGGCCGGGGTCATCCTCTTCATCGAGGACATGATCGGAAAATACACCGAGTTCTGGGAGATCTGGATCGGGGGGATCATGCTGGCGATCGTGATCTTCTTCCCCCAGGGAGTCATCGGGACGCTCTACCAGTGGACGCACCGGAAGGTGAGCAGGGAGAGGGATGGAAACGCGACCGCCCATCCTTGA
- a CDS encoding iron-containing alcohol dehydrogenase, which translates to MDQNWIFRTTPRIVFGCGSVGQAGTEVKALGISRALLVTDPGVKAAGISATVEKALHSAGIEVVVFDAVEPDPRIEIVEKCASAARDGKCDGVVAVGGGSALDIGKLAAVMLKNEGPIGKYFGVDLVPSPGLPTVLLPTTSGTGSEVTPIAVLSDEGEHLKKGVVSPYLFPKVAILDPALTLGCPPAVTAASGMDALIHGIESYTSIHASRFTEFLAYKAVETIAGSLRTAYANGADLEARTRMMEGSLWAGMAFANSGVAAVHAFAYPLGGEFHVPHGVSNTVMLPYVMRYNMVGVLRRYADLAGAFGAARDGDSDVLRAEALIAAVERLADDIRVPRRLRDLKVPETAIPMMAEGVMKVTRLLANNPRTMTVQDAEAIYRSAY; encoded by the coding sequence ATGGACCAGAACTGGATCTTCCGGACGACGCCGAGGATCGTTTTCGGGTGCGGGTCGGTCGGTCAGGCGGGGACCGAGGTGAAGGCGCTTGGGATCTCCCGCGCCCTGCTGGTGACGGACCCGGGCGTCAAGGCGGCGGGGATCAGCGCCACGGTGGAAAAGGCGCTTCACTCCGCGGGGATCGAGGTCGTCGTGTTCGACGCCGTGGAGCCCGACCCCCGGATCGAGATCGTCGAGAAGTGCGCATCGGCCGCGCGTGACGGGAAATGCGACGGCGTGGTGGCCGTCGGGGGCGGGAGCGCCCTCGACATCGGGAAACTGGCCGCGGTGATGCTGAAGAACGAGGGACCCATCGGGAAATATTTCGGGGTCGACCTCGTCCCCTCCCCCGGGTTACCCACCGTTCTGCTCCCCACCACGTCCGGGACCGGGTCGGAGGTGACTCCCATCGCCGTCCTGTCCGACGAGGGAGAACATCTGAAAAAAGGGGTGGTGAGCCCGTACCTGTTCCCGAAAGTCGCGATCCTGGACCCGGCGCTGACGCTCGGGTGCCCTCCTGCCGTGACGGCGGCGTCCGGCATGGACGCCCTCATCCACGGGATCGAGTCGTACACTTCGATCCACGCGAGCCGGTTCACCGAATTTCTCGCGTACAAGGCGGTGGAGACGATCGCGGGGAGCCTGCGCACCGCCTACGCCAACGGGGCGGACCTGGAGGCCCGGACGCGGATGATGGAAGGGAGCCTGTGGGCCGGGATGGCGTTCGCGAACTCCGGCGTGGCCGCGGTACACGCCTTCGCCTACCCGCTGGGCGGGGAATTCCACGTGCCCCATGGCGTGTCGAACACGGTGATGCTCCCCTATGTCATGAGGTACAACATGGTCGGCGTGCTGCGCCGGTATGCCGACCTGGCCGGGGCGTTCGGCGCGGCGCGGGACGGCGATAGTGACGTCCTGCGGGCCGAAGCATTGATCGCGGCGGTCGAGCGTCTCGCGGACGACATCCGGGTTCCAAGGCGGCTGAGGGACCTGAAGGTCCCGGAGACCGCCATCCCGATGATGGCGGAGGGCGTGATGAAAGTGACCAGGCTGCTGGCGAACAACCCGCGGACGATGACCGTCCAGGACGCAGAGGCCATCTACCGAAGCGCGTACTGA
- a CDS encoding MBL fold metallo-hydrolase, with amino-acid sequence MTMLKDERFGRATFTRRDALKIAGAAGVMAALPWSGIPEAEAAAPALKGPQAGGYYRFAIGEIEAVVISDGGLSFQPIQPTWAPEASKEELEGTLRSAFLPTDRLNLDVNTLLLKIGGELVLVDSGAGGLYGPSLGKVRERLSAAGVEPSQVTGVVLTHAHGDHFGGLLDGDGKPVFPNAAYFASKTEVDYWTGSDPDMSKLRVPEENKKVFAANAKRYLGAIKDRLTPVSPGQKIVPGLEVVSAPGHTPGHIALLVSSGKEALLHAVDTVHHHKLMFAHPEWTSAFDSDPKMGADTRRKILDRSAADGLRVLGYHLPFPGIGHVRAVKGGGFEWVPEPWNWTS; translated from the coding sequence ATGACCATGTTGAAGGACGAACGGTTCGGCAGGGCGACGTTCACGCGGCGCGACGCCCTGAAGATCGCCGGGGCCGCCGGGGTCATGGCGGCGCTCCCCTGGAGCGGCATCCCGGAGGCCGAAGCCGCCGCTCCCGCGCTGAAAGGCCCGCAGGCGGGCGGGTACTACCGGTTTGCGATCGGGGAGATCGAGGCGGTCGTGATCAGCGACGGGGGCTTGAGCTTCCAGCCGATCCAGCCGACCTGGGCGCCCGAGGCGTCGAAGGAGGAGCTGGAAGGGACGCTGCGGTCCGCCTTCCTCCCGACGGACCGGCTCAATCTGGACGTGAACACCCTGCTGCTGAAGATCGGCGGGGAACTGGTCCTCGTCGACTCGGGCGCCGGGGGTCTCTACGGGCCGTCCCTCGGGAAGGTTCGGGAACGTCTTTCCGCTGCCGGCGTCGAACCGTCGCAGGTGACGGGCGTCGTGCTGACCCACGCCCACGGCGACCATTTCGGGGGGCTGCTGGACGGGGACGGGAAGCCGGTCTTCCCGAACGCCGCGTACTTCGCCTCGAAGACCGAAGTGGACTACTGGACGGGGTCCGACCCGGACATGTCGAAGCTGCGGGTCCCCGAGGAGAACAAGAAGGTCTTCGCCGCCAACGCGAAGCGGTACCTCGGGGCCATCAAGGATCGCTTGACCCCGGTCTCGCCGGGACAGAAGATCGTGCCGGGGCTGGAGGTCGTAAGCGCCCCCGGCCACACCCCGGGACACATCGCGCTGCTCGTCTCCTCCGGCAAGGAGGCGCTGCTGCACGCGGTCGACACGGTCCACCACCACAAACTGATGTTCGCCCACCCCGAGTGGACCTCCGCCTTCGACTCGGATCCGAAGATGGGGGCGGATACGAGGCGCAAGATCCTCGACCGGTCGGCGGCCGACGGGTTGCGGGTCCTGGGGTACCACCTCCCGTTCCCCGGGATCGGCCACGTGCGGGCCGTCAAGGGGGGCGGATTCGAGTGGGTGCCGGAGCCCTGGAACTGGACGTCGTGA
- a CDS encoding ABC transporter ATP-binding protein, whose translation METRPPILEIRRLAKAFGGLKVTHDVSFAVRKGELSAIIGPNGAGKTTLFNLITGKLVPDGGEVLYKEERIDGLHPADIARRGIGRAFQITSIFKERTALENVLVAVLARENRTTRMIRRALSHGPEVRESMELLSMVALADRANERAGSLPHGDQKRLDIAVALALNPELVLLDEPMAGMSPEERSVTVDLIRKIWKEKALTLLFIEHDMDVVFGISEWIRVLNQGVLLAEGTPDEISRNRDVITAYLGEEIAE comes from the coding sequence ATGGAAACGCGACCGCCCATCCTTGAGATCCGCCGTCTCGCGAAGGCGTTCGGGGGCTTGAAGGTCACCCACGACGTGAGCTTCGCCGTCCGGAAGGGGGAGCTCAGCGCCATCATCGGCCCGAACGGGGCGGGGAAGACGACCCTGTTCAACCTGATCACGGGGAAGCTCGTCCCCGACGGAGGGGAAGTGCTGTACAAGGAGGAGCGGATCGACGGGCTCCACCCCGCCGACATCGCGCGGCGGGGGATCGGCAGGGCGTTCCAGATCACCAGCATCTTCAAGGAGCGCACCGCGCTGGAAAACGTACTGGTCGCCGTCCTCGCGCGGGAGAACCGGACGACGCGCATGATCCGGCGGGCCCTGTCCCACGGCCCCGAAGTGAGGGAGTCGATGGAGCTGCTGTCGATGGTCGCCCTCGCCGACCGGGCGAACGAGCGCGCCGGGTCGCTGCCGCACGGGGACCAGAAGCGGCTGGACATCGCGGTGGCGCTGGCCCTGAACCCGGAGCTGGTGCTGCTGGACGAGCCGATGGCGGGGATGTCCCCGGAGGAGCGGTCGGTCACGGTGGACCTCATCCGGAAGATCTGGAAGGAGAAGGCGCTCACGCTCCTGTTCATCGAGCACGACATGGACGTCGTCTTCGGGATCTCCGAATGGATCCGGGTCCTCAACCAGGGCGTTCTGCTGGCGGAAGGGACCCCGGACGAAATTTCCCGGAACCGCGACGTCATCACGGCATACCTCGGGGAGGAGATCGCCGAATGA
- a CDS encoding sigma 54-interacting transcriptional regulator, with product MREFRPDLILEATNVGILCTDRQGRILYANDAAAVQLGTRKQELVGRAIDDVSKGAGDAFLEIVRTGKPQAGVKIRTSGGIVIADRNPVFDGGKVVGVVSVFKDISRYEETATELQTYRELAKRLDAVIHSSYDGLYITNGNADTLFCNKAYLRVSGLTAKDVEGRNMREIVRRGTINQSVTLEVLEKRRRVTIMQEFSNGRTAIVTGNPVFDDDGKIILVVSNVRDITELNELRDQVQETRTLARRYREELKKASLAGVNRDTVVFRSPAMENCILLAARAGDVLSPVLLTGESGVGKGMLARLIHNLGSRKKGPFIHVNCGAIPAGLMESEFFGYEKGAFTGASEGGKPGLFEMADRGTLFLDEIGEIPLPLQVKLLKSLEESEVRRVGGTQPRKLDVRIVAATNRDLQEMTRNRLFREDLFFRLDVFPIRIPPLRERPEDIPPLLDRTLGELNRRYKKGKRVRPDTLDLLVRHPFPGNVRELQNVVERSFILADGKWIGPEHLPAEIQNNPPPSESGTMARISRREEGLEQILAGVEREVLEKVLSECGTTYAMAERLKVNQSTVVRKLRKLGIRAHPAG from the coding sequence ATGAGGGAATTCCGCCCGGACCTCATTCTCGAGGCGACCAACGTCGGAATCCTGTGCACCGACCGGCAGGGGCGGATCCTCTACGCCAACGATGCCGCCGCGGTTCAGCTCGGGACCCGGAAGCAGGAGTTGGTCGGACGTGCGATCGACGACGTCTCCAAGGGGGCCGGCGACGCCTTTCTGGAGATCGTGCGGACCGGGAAGCCGCAAGCCGGCGTGAAGATCCGGACTTCCGGCGGCATCGTGATCGCGGATCGCAACCCCGTATTCGACGGGGGGAAGGTGGTCGGCGTCGTCAGCGTATTCAAGGACATCTCCCGCTACGAGGAAACGGCGACGGAGCTCCAGACGTACCGCGAACTGGCCAAGCGGCTCGACGCGGTCATCCACTCCTCCTACGACGGGCTCTACATCACCAACGGCAACGCCGATACCCTCTTCTGCAACAAGGCGTACCTCCGGGTTTCCGGTCTCACGGCGAAAGACGTCGAAGGGAGGAACATGAGGGAAATCGTGCGCCGTGGGACGATCAACCAGTCGGTCACCCTGGAAGTTCTCGAGAAACGTCGCCGCGTCACGATCATGCAGGAGTTCTCCAACGGGCGCACCGCGATCGTCACCGGAAACCCGGTCTTCGACGACGACGGGAAGATCATCCTCGTCGTGAGCAACGTGCGGGATATCACGGAGCTTAACGAACTCCGGGACCAGGTCCAGGAGACCCGGACGCTGGCAAGGCGGTACCGGGAAGAGCTGAAGAAGGCGAGCCTGGCGGGTGTCAACCGCGACACGGTGGTGTTCCGCTCCCCGGCAATGGAGAACTGCATCCTCCTCGCGGCCCGGGCGGGCGATGTGCTCTCGCCGGTTCTTCTTACCGGGGAATCGGGCGTCGGGAAAGGGATGCTCGCGCGGTTGATCCACAACCTCGGAAGCCGGAAGAAAGGGCCGTTCATTCACGTCAACTGCGGAGCGATCCCCGCGGGGCTGATGGAGTCGGAATTTTTCGGTTACGAAAAGGGAGCGTTCACCGGCGCGTCGGAGGGGGGGAAGCCCGGGCTGTTCGAAATGGCGGATCGGGGAACTCTTTTCCTCGATGAAATCGGAGAGATCCCGCTTCCGCTGCAGGTGAAGCTTCTGAAATCTCTCGAGGAAAGCGAGGTTCGCCGGGTGGGGGGAACCCAGCCGAGGAAACTGGACGTGCGGATCGTCGCGGCGACGAACCGTGACCTGCAGGAGATGACCCGGAACCGCCTCTTCCGGGAAGACCTCTTCTTCCGGCTCGACGTGTTTCCCATCCGTATCCCTCCCCTGCGCGAACGCCCGGAGGATATCCCCCCGCTTCTCGATCGCACCCTCGGGGAATTGAACCGAAGATACAAGAAGGGGAAACGGGTGCGTCCCGATACGCTCGACCTGCTCGTGCGCCACCCTTTCCCCGGAAACGTCCGCGAACTGCAAAACGTCGTGGAGCGCTCCTTTATTCTCGCCGACGGGAAGTGGATCGGGCCGGAGCACCTTCCCGCGGAGATCCAGAACAATCCCCCCCCGTCGGAATCCGGCACGATGGCGCGCATCTCGCGCAGAGAGGAAGGATTGGAGCAGATCCTCGCCGGGGTGGAGCGGGAAGTCCTCGAAAAGGTTCTCTCGGAATGCGGGACGACGTACGCGATGGCGGAGCGATTGAAGGTCAACCAGTCCACCGTCGTACGGAAGCTGCGGAAGCTTGGGATTCGCGCGCACCCGGCGGGATGA
- a CDS encoding ABC transporter substrate-binding protein, translating to MRKQGRKWQVVLAIGLVLVMGLAEVALAAEKIVIGGMYPMTGRGGRYGLDSVAAAEIAAEEINAKGGVNGRMIDLIFTDDKSNTSYAVKVANRYIKEDKVNFLMGVVSSAVGLAVTEVSKENKVIFVGTDHASTALTMEKFQPYYFRVSNNTYQSAAAAAKYATDKKEWKKYYVIGPDYEYGHRTWEDFWMLLGKKRADVTMVGQAWPKLYEPDFTPYITAILNAKPDVLVTTFWGGDTVAFIKQALPYKLFDKMKMFNYDAGGNFEVLEALPNTLPKGLVLSARHHNNWPDTKENKEYVKKFKEKTGRYPSYAASGAYAGVYFIAEGVRQAGTAEDADKLVAVMEKMKFQLPEDPPGFSSYMRPVDHQVVQVQAIGETVPNKDFPPATMMLGNWKIYKAEDIIPSVEEIEAARKAVKK from the coding sequence ATGCGGAAGCAAGGAAGGAAGTGGCAGGTGGTGCTGGCGATCGGCCTTGTCCTCGTCATGGGGCTGGCCGAGGTGGCGCTGGCGGCGGAGAAGATCGTCATCGGGGGGATGTACCCGATGACGGGCCGCGGCGGGCGGTACGGGCTGGACTCGGTGGCGGCGGCGGAGATCGCGGCGGAGGAGATCAACGCGAAGGGCGGCGTGAACGGCCGGATGATCGACCTGATCTTCACCGACGACAAGTCCAACACGTCGTACGCGGTGAAGGTGGCCAACCGGTACATCAAGGAGGACAAGGTCAACTTCCTGATGGGCGTGGTGAGCAGCGCGGTGGGGCTCGCGGTCACGGAGGTGTCGAAGGAGAACAAGGTCATCTTCGTGGGGACCGACCACGCCTCCACGGCGCTGACGATGGAGAAGTTCCAGCCGTACTACTTCCGCGTGTCGAACAACACGTATCAGTCGGCCGCGGCCGCCGCGAAGTACGCGACGGACAAGAAGGAGTGGAAGAAGTATTACGTGATCGGACCCGACTACGAGTATGGCCACCGTACCTGGGAAGATTTCTGGATGCTGCTGGGCAAGAAGCGCGCGGACGTGACGATGGTCGGGCAGGCGTGGCCGAAGCTCTATGAGCCGGACTTCACCCCCTACATCACGGCGATCCTGAACGCCAAGCCCGACGTTCTGGTCACCACCTTCTGGGGCGGCGACACCGTGGCGTTCATCAAGCAGGCGCTTCCGTACAAGCTGTTCGACAAGATGAAGATGTTCAACTACGACGCGGGCGGGAACTTCGAGGTTCTCGAGGCGCTGCCCAACACGCTGCCCAAGGGGCTGGTCCTGAGCGCGCGGCACCACAACAACTGGCCCGACACCAAGGAAAACAAGGAGTACGTGAAGAAGTTCAAGGAGAAGACGGGGCGGTACCCGTCGTACGCGGCGTCAGGGGCGTACGCGGGAGTGTACTTCATCGCCGAGGGGGTTCGCCAGGCGGGGACGGCGGAGGACGCCGACAAGCTGGTGGCGGTCATGGAGAAGATGAAGTTCCAGCTGCCGGAGGATCCGCCCGGCTTCTCCTCCTATATGCGGCCGGTCGACCACCAGGTCGTCCAGGTGCAGGCGATCGGCGAGACCGTGCCCAACAAGGATTTCCCCCCGGCGACGATGATGCTGGGGAACTGGAAGATCTACAAGGCGGAGGACATCATCCCCTCCGTGGAGGAGATCGAGGCGGCCCGGAAGGCGGTCAAGAAGTAG